Proteins from a genomic interval of Macadamia integrifolia cultivar HAES 741 unplaced genomic scaffold, SCU_Mint_v3 scaffold_239A, whole genome shotgun sequence:
- the LOC122071495 gene encoding uncharacterized protein At1g05835 — MPSQTYLKLVIGVLLALATLHNGWGLKCSSNSPTVTQTQVGFGNPPKFMVEVQNSCPICPAIDVHVKCGSFNQALVNPRLFKVLGYNNCVVNGGLPLAPLAKISFNYSHPKFILSPSSWYFQCE, encoded by the exons ATGCCAAGCCAAACATATCTGAAGCTTGTCATTGGAGTTCTGCTTGCATTAGCCACTCTCCACAATG GGTGGGGCTTGAAGTGCAGTAGCAACAGTCCTACAGTGACACAAACTCAGGTAGGGTTTGGGAACCCTCCCAAATTCATGGTGGAAGTCCAGAACAGCTGCCCCATTTGTCCAGCCATCGATGTTCACGTAAAATGTGGAAGCTTTAACCAGGCTCTAGTCAATCCAAGGCTGTTCAAAGTATTGGGATACAATAACTGTGTTGTTAATGGTGGGTTGCCATTGGCTCCCCTGGCTAAAATTTCCTTCAACTATTCTCATCCCAAGTTCATCTTATCCCCTAGTTCTTGGTACTTCCAGTGTGAGTGA